A genome region from Coprococcus phoceensis includes the following:
- a CDS encoding transposon-transfer assisting family protein, translating into MNKRFTVEESNLISIFMEEGIDSDVGGRKNVINGINKTLKHLEDDEMVELSLCVLAKLKELTDHEFMKMEFVAAE; encoded by the coding sequence ATGAATAAGAGATTTACCGTAGAAGAGAGTAATTTAATCAGTATTTTTATGGAAGAAGGTATAGATTCAGATGTGGGAGGCAGAAAAAATGTCATAAATGGTATCAATAAGACACTGAAACATCTGGAGGATGATGAGATGGTTGAATTGTCATTATGTGTCCTTGCAAAATTAAAGGAATTGACGGATCATGAATTTATGAAGATGGAGTTTGTAGCGGCAGAGTAA